AGTTTTGGTTGTTGAGGTACTAGACGACCGAGTGAAACGTCCTCAGGATATTGAGGAAGTTTTAGGAATGCCTCTTTTGGGTGTGGTACCCGATTCTAAGAAATTGAAATAGGAGAAAAATATGGCAACTTTAGAAATTGCGCGTACGAAAAAAGAACTTGTTAAAAAAACAGAAGAATATTTCAATGCCATTCGAACCAATATTCAATTAAGCGGTTCAGACATCAAGGTAGTTGGTATTACTTCAGTACAATCCAATGAAGGAAAAAGTACGACAGCAGCTAGTTTGGCAATTGCCTATGCTCGCTCAGGTTATAAAACGGTTCTAGTCGATGCGGATATTCGCAACTCCGTAATGTCTGGTTTCTTCAAGCCAACGACGAAAATTACTGGTTTGACAGACTATCTGGCCGGAACGACAGATTTATCACAGGGCTTGTGTGATACTGATATCCAAAATTTGACGGTTATTGAGTCTGGAAAAATTTCTCCAAACCCGACCGCCCTCTTGCAGAGTAAGCATTTTGAAAACTTGGTTGCGACCCTCCGTCGTTATTATGATTATGTTATTGTAGACTGTCCACCTTTAGGAATGGTTATCGATGCGGCTATTATTGCACAACGCTGTGATGCTATGGCGGTTGTTGTGGAATCTGGTAATATCAAGCGTTCAGCTGTCAAAAAGGTAAAAGAGCAGCTGGAACAAACCGGGACATCATTCCTTGGTGTCATTTTGAACAAATATGATGTAACAACTGAAAAATATGGTGATTATGGTAATTACGGAAATTATGGTAATTACGGGAAGAAAGCCTAAAGGTAGTAAAGGTATTTCATCAATAAGAGAGGGACTTGAGAGATGATTGATATTCATTCGCATGTAATCTTTGGTGTGGATGATGGTCCAAAGAGTATTGAGGAGAGCTTGGCCTTGATTGGTCATGCTCACCGACAAGGAGTGCGCTTTATCGTAGCAACCTCCCATAGACGCAAAGGCATGTTTGAAACACCTGAAAAAGTGATCATGGCTAATTTTCTTGAACTGAAAGAGGCTGTAAAAGCAGCTTACCCAGAGGTTCGGCTGTGTTATGGGGCTGAAATCTACTATAGCCGTGATGTTTTAGAAAAGTTAGAAAAGAAAAAACTACCAACGATGAATGGGTCACGCTATGTCTTGCTAGAATTTAGCATGAAAACTCCTTGGAAGGACATTCAAGAGGCCGTTCATGAGGTGATGTTATTAGGAGTAACGCCCTTACTCGCCCATATTGAACGCTACGATGCTCTGGCCTATAAGGCTGATCGTGTAGAGGAACTGATTGACAAGGGATGTTACATGCAGGTCAATAGTAGCCATGTTTTGAAACCAGGATTAATTGGTGATAAGTCTAAAGAGTTTAAGAAACGTGTTCAGTACTTCTTAGAAAGAGACCTTGTTCACTGCGTTGCAAGTGATATGCACAATACTACAACACGTCCACCATTTATGAAGGATGCTTATCAGCTGGTTACCGAAGAATATGGCCAAGATAAAGCAAAAGCCTTGTTTAAGAAAAATCCGCTAATGTTATTAAAAAATCAGGTCTTGTAGGCTGTTTGTACTAGATTGTGGAGAAGAGAATGGATTTAGGAACTGTTACTGACAAACTTTTGGAGAGAAACAGTAAAAGATTAATACTAATGTTTATGGATAGCTGCTTAATCATCCTATCCATGATCTTAAGTAGATTATTTTTAGATATTATTGTAGATATTTCGGACGATAGATTTTACTTAGCAGTTTTATTTATTCTTATCTTCTATCTAATAATATCCGTTAGATTAAAAGTGTTTTCACTAATAACAAGATACACTGGTTATCAAAGTTTTATTAAAATTGGCCTGAGTTTATTTTCAGCCCACGTTATTTTTTTGATACTTTCAATAATCATCTGGCAAACCTTTAGCTATCGATTTATTTTAGTATCAATCGTTCTATCATTTGTCATGCTGATCACTCCACGTATCATTTGGAAGGTGATGCATGACACGAAGAAAAACGCGCTTCATAAGGCGGATAGTTCTTTGCGAATTCTTGTTGTGGGTGCAGGAGATGGTGGAAATATCTTTATCAATACCGTTAAAGATAGAAAGTTGAACTTTGAAATCGTGGGTATTGTTGATCGAGATCCAAATAAACTGGGGACTTTTATTCGCAATGTCAAGGTTTTAGGAAATCGAAATGACATACCTCGATTGGTTGAAGAGTTGGCTGTTGATCAAGTAACAATAGCTATTCCGTCTTTAAATGGTAAGGAAAGAGAAAAAGTTGTTGAGATCTGCAATAGCATAGGTGTAAAAGTCAATAATATGCCAAGTATTGAGGATATACTGGCAGGTAATATGTCCGTCAGTGCTTTTCAGGAAATTGATGTGGCAGACCTTCTAGGCCGTCCAGAAGTTGAGTTGGACCAAGAAGAACTGAATCACTACTTTGAGGGGAAAACGATTCTTGTTACAGGGGCTGGAGGCTCTATTGGTTCAGAATTGTGTCGTCAGATTGTCAAGTTTTCACCTAAGAGATTGCTTTTGCTGGGACATGGAGAAAATTCTATTTACCTCATTCATCGTGAGTTATCTGGAAAATGCCAAGACAAGCTCGAACTCATCCCTCTTATAGCGGATATTCAAGATAGAGATTTATTATTTGAAATCATGGTTGAATATAAGCCGGATCTTGTTTATCATGCTGCAGCCCATAAGCATGTTCCATTGATGGAATATAACCCACATGAAGCAGTAAAGAATAATATTTTTGGGACAAAGAATGTGGCTGAGGCAGCCAAAGCAGCTAGGGTTGAAAAATTTGTAATGGTTTCGACCGATAAGGCAGTCAATCCACCAAATGTTATGGGGGCGACTAAGCGGGTAGCAGAAATGATTGTTACTGGCCTAAATGAACCTGGACAAACACAATTTGCTGCAGTACGGTTCGGAAATGTTTTAGGTAGTCGTGGAAGTGTTGTGCCTCTGTTTAAGGAACAAATCAAAAAAGGTGGTCCGGTTACAGTTACAGACTTTAGGATGACACGCTATTTCATGACGATTCCAGAAGCCAGTCGTTTGGTTATCCAAGCTGGACATTTGGCACAAGGTGGTGAAATCTTTGTCTTAGACATGGGTGAACCAGTACATATCATAGAACTAGCTAGAAAAGTTATCTTATTAAGCGGTCATACTGAAGATGAAATTGGAATTGTGGAATCTGGGATTCGTCCTGGAGAAAAACTCTACGAAGAGTTACTATCCACTGAAGAACGTGTTAGCGAACAGATTCATGAAAAGATTTTCGTAGGTCGTGTAACCAATAAAGCAGATGAGGTAGTTCAAACTTTTATTGATAGTCTATTATCAAAAGATAAGATTGAATTAAGAAACGTCTTGCTTGAATTTGCTAAGCAAGAATAGAAGAAAGTAAAAGTTATTTTTACTTTCCTAGAGTTTAAATGAGATTTAAATTCTAGGAAGGTTGAAAAACTTTTTTGAGGTAAGATATGCTAGGTCATAGATTATTAGAAGAAAAAAATCAAGGTTTGAAAGGTAGTCTATATCATAAGGTTCAGATAGAGTTGGCTTTTAATTCTAACCACATTGAAGGCAGCCAATTGACCCATGATCAGACAAGATATATCTATGAAACCAATACGATTGGTTTTGAAGAAAGTTCAACTATACGAGTTGATGATATCATCGAAACTACCAACCATTTTACTGCAGTCGATTTTCTTTTGGATAGTTTTCAAGATGACTTGAATGAGAGATGGATAAAGAGTGTCCATGCTATTTTGAAGAGAGGAACGTCTGATTCTCGGAAAGCCTGGTTTCAGGTCGGAGAGTATAAGAGATTTCCAAATGAAGTCGGCGGTCGAGAAACAAGCCTACCTGAAGAAGTGGAGTCGGACATGCAAGAATTGCTGAACAACTATCACGGCTTGCCTGAGACTTCCTTTGAGGCTATTCTTGACTTTCATGTTCGATTTGAACGCATCCATCCCTTTCAAGATGGTAATGGTCGAGTTGGTCGATTGATTATGTTCAAAGAATGTCTCAAGCATGGACATGTGCCCTTTATCATTGGAGATGATATGAAGTATTTTTACTATCGTGGCTTAGCCGAATGGGGAGAACAGAATGGTTTTCTATTGGACACTTGTCTAGCGGCACAAGATCTATTTAAGGACTATTTAGAGTATTTTAGGATTGAGAATTAACTGACCAAGACAGTTAATTAAGAGGAGATTATAATGGCATTTGATTTTTCAAGAAAAGCAACCCCTTTTAAAAATAAGGTTTGGTTATCTTCGCCAACTATGCATGGTGATGAATTAGCATATATGAAGGAAGCCTATGATACCAATTGGATGACAACTGCAGGATCAAATATCAATGCTCTGGAAGAAATGATAAAAAACTATACCAAGAGTGAGCATGTAGTTGCACTTTCTTCAGGAACATCTGCGCTACACTTAGCAATGAAGCTAGCAGGGGTAAAGAATGGCAATTATGTTTTTTGTTCGGATGTTACGTTCTCAGCCACTGTAAATCCAATCACATATGAAGGTGGAATTCCAGTGTTTATTGATTCTGAGTACGAGACATGGAATATGGACCCAGAAGCACTGGAGAAAGCATTCGAAATTTATCCGGATGTAAAAGTTGTTGTGTTAGTTCACTTGTATGGAGTACCTGCAAAAATAGATGAAATTCGAGCAATATGTGATAAACACGGTGCAGTTCTTATCGAAGATGCAGCGGAGTCTTTAGGAGCAAGTTATAAAGGACAACAGACAGGAACTTTTGGTCAGCATTCGGTGATTTCTTTCAATGGAAATAAAATTATTACTGGTTCAAGCGGTGGAGCTTTATTGACCAATGATTTGCAGGCGGCAAATAAAGTGAGAAAATGGTCAACACAAGCACGTGAACAGGCTACTTGGTACCAGCATGAAGAGATTGGTTACAATTACCGAATGAGCAACGTTATTGCAGGTGTGGTACGTGGACAAATGTCTTATTTAGATGAGCACATTGCCCAGAAAAAAGCTATCTATGAACGTTATCAAGAAGGATTGAAAGATTTACCTATAAAAATGAATCCGTTTGATTCAAGCAATTCAGTACCAAATTATTGGTTATCTTGCTTGACTATTAATCCAGAAGCTATGGCAAAGCAAGTGCGATCTGATAATGATGTTCTTTATACTCCTGAGAAGGGAAAAACTACTCCTTCAGAAATTTTAGATGCCCTGAACACAATTAATGCGGAAGGTCGCCCAATTTGGAAGCCAATGCACTCACAACCAATTTTTAGAATGAATCCATTTATTACAAAGAATGGTAATGGTAGAGCTCAAACCAATGCTTATATTGCGGGAGACTACTCAGATGTAGGTACAGATCTTTTTGAACGTGGACTATGTCTTCCTAGTGATAATAAAATGTCTGTAGAAGAGCAGAATATTATTATTGAGACAATTAAAGCTTGTTTTGAATAGAAACTAAGAGAATATGAATAAAGGATTATACAAAAAATATTTTAAACGTTTGATAGATTTTATTTTATCTTTAATAGCGATTGTTTTTCTATCTCCTGTTATTGTTCTGCTTTATATTCTAGTATACTTTAAGTTGGGTTCACCAGTCTTGTTTAGTCAAGAACGCCCTGGCAAAGATGAAAAGATTTTTAGAATGTATAAATTTCGAACTATGACAGATGAAAAAGATGAAAAGGGAGAACTTTTACCAGACAGTGTTCGACTTACGGCATTTGGGAAATGGCTTCGTTCAACAAGTTTAGATGAACTTCCTGAACTCTTTAATATCTTGAAGGGGAATATGAGTATAGTAGGGCCGAGACCTCTATTAGTAAAATATTTGCCGCTTTACTCTGAGGAGCAAGCGAGGAGACATGAGGTTAGACCTGGTTTGACAGGTTATGCTCAAGCGAATGGTAGGAACTCTCTAACTTGGGATGAAAAGTTTAAAATGGATGTTGAATATGTAGATAATATTACATTCATCGGTGATGTAAAAATTATTTTACAAACGGTTTTAGCAGTGTTTAAGAGAAGTGGGATTTCATCAGAAGACTCTGTCACAATGGAAGAATTTAAAGGAAATTAATGAAAAAACTTGCGATTATTGGAGCTAGTGGTCATGGGAAAGTAGTTGCTGATATTGCTGAAAAAAATGGCTACAAGGAAATTGTATTTTTAGATGATTTTGCTACTGGTGAATGCGCAGGGTATCCTATTGTTGGTACGTCACAAAACATTGAAGAATTATCTGACTTTGAATTTATTATAGCTATAGGTAATAACAAAATTAGAACTAGTAAACAATGTTTATTACCTCAGGATAGGATTGCGACTTTGATTCATCCATCAGCCGTTATTTCAAGACGTGTTGTTGTTAATGCTGGGACAGTTATTATGGCAGGTGTGGTTATTAATTCTGATGTAACAATTGGGAGAGGTGCTATAATAAATACGGCATCTTCTGTTGATCATGATTGTATAATTGGGGACTTCGTTCATCTTTCTCCAGGATGTCATATTGCGGGCAATGTAAAAATTGGTCATAATACGTGGCTTGGTGTTGGAACTACTGTAATCAACAATATTAATATTGAAAATTCTGTAACCATCGGTGCAGGCAGTACTGTTATAAAAAATTTAGTATCAAATAAAACATACATTGGAATACCTGCTAAGGAATTAAGGAAAAATTGAGTTACTAATAATGAGAATAGTTTTTTTATCTTTATTGAGAATTGATGATATTGAGAAAGAAAGTTCAATATATGCAGATCTTATGAGAAAATTTGTAAGAGAAGGACATAGCATAACAATTGTTCATCCAAATGAAAAGCGACTAGGATTAGCAACACAGTACATAAAAGGAACGGAAGTAAGCTATCTACGAGTTAAGACTGGAAATATTACAAAATCAAATTTTTTAGAAAAAGGTATTGCGACGTTGATGTTAGAGTTCCAATTTAAAAGGGCAATATCTAAGTACCTCAAAAATGAAAATTTTGATTTAATTCTATACTCAACTCCACCAATTACTTTTGCATCAGTAATTAAGTATTTGAAGAAAAAATCATCGGCAAGATCTTATCTTTTATTAAAGGACATATTTCCACAAAACGCAGTAGATTTAGGACTGATCTCAAAAAGATCACCAATTTATTCTTTTTTTAAAGCCAAAGAATTAAGGCTTTACCATCAGTCAGATGTTATTGGCTGCATGTCCGAAGCGAATGTGGAATATATCAAAAAAAATAATGATTTAAAAGGAAAAAAAGTTGAAGTTTGTCCAAATTCTATTGAGATTACTCCGAAAACCTTGAGTACAACAAAAAAATCTGACTTCAGTTTGCCAGAAAATAAAGTAATATATGTTTACGGAGGAAATCTCGGTAAACCCCAAGGTGTTGAATTTCTAAAAAAAATCATCTTGAAAAATGAAGAAGCTACAAAGAGTTTCATTTGTATTGTAGGTTCGGGTACAGAGTTTTCAAATCTTCAACATTTCTTTGTAGAAAACAAGATAAAAAATGCTAAATTAATTAGCCAACTTTCGAAAGAAAAATTTGATAGTTTACTAGAAATTTGTGATGTGGGATTAATTTTTCTAGACCCACGGTTTACAATTCCTAACTTCCCTTCAAGGATATTGTCCTATATGGAATATAGCCTACCAATTCTTGCTGCAACAGATAAGGTTACAGATTTATCAAAAAAAATAGAAGAGGGGCAGTTTGGTCTATGGTGTATGAGTGGTGATTCCACTAAATTTTTTGAAAATATGGATGTGCTTAATGAAAGTGATGTTAGACAGATTATGGGTGAGAATGCCTATAAGTACTTAATTGAAAATTATACTGTTAACACTTCCTACAATGTAATTATGAAAAACTTTAAAGGAGAAGAAAATGTTTAAGGATAAAGTATTGTTAATCACAGGTGGTACAGGGTCATTTGGAAATGCTGTATTAGATAGATTTTTAAGTTCAGATATTAAAGAGATTCGTGTGTTTTCAAGAGATGAATTAAAGCAAGATAACATGCGTCATCATTATCAACAAAAATTTCCTGAATATAGTGATAAACTAAAGTTCTATATTGGAGATGTTCGTGATATAAATAGCATTCGTAATGCAATGCATGGTGTTGATTACGTTTACCATGCTGCTGCCTTGAAACAAGTTCCATCCTGTGAATTTTTTCCGATGGAAGCAGTGAAAACAAATGTTGTTGGAACAGAAAATGTCTTGACAGCAGCAATAGAAGCTGGAGTTAAAAAAGTTATTTGTTTGTCTACGGATAAGGCAGCATACCCAGTGAATGCAATGGGAACCTCTAAAGCTATGATGGAAAAAGTAGTTGTTGCAAAATCAAGAACGGTATCTCCGGAGGATACGATGATTTGCTGTACACGTTATGGAAATGTTCTTGCTTCACGCGGGTCAGTTGTGCCACTTTTCATTAATCAAATTAAAGAGAATAAAGAATTAACTGTTACAGATCCTACTATGACTCGCTTTATTATGACACTTGAAGAAGCTGTTGACCTGGTTGTATATGCTTTTGAAAATGCTCAATCAGGAGATATCATGGTTCAAAAGGCACCAGCTTCTACGATTGGAGATCTAATGGAAGCAACTCGCCAACTATTCAATGTTGAAAATGAGATGAAAGTTATTGGTATTCGTCATGGAGAAAAAATGTATGAGACCTTGTTGACAAATGAGGAATGCGCCAATGCTATTGATATGGGAAATTTCTATCGTGTTCCGGCGGATAAGCGTGATTTAAACTATGATAAATACTTTTCTGAGGGTAACGAGGAACGAAATCCACTTGTTGAATTTAATTCCAATAATACAGAACTGATGACAGTGGAAGAAGTGAAAGAAAAATTATTGACGGTACCATTGGTTGTTGAGGAACTTGCTAAGTGGGAGGCAATAAAATGAAAATACTAGTTACTGGTGCAAAAGGTTTTCTGGGGCGAAATTTAGTTGCAGAACTCAATCGTCAAGAAGATATCGAACTTTTTGAGTATGATTTAGACACACCCTTTGAATTGTTGGAAGAGTGGACGAAAGAAGTAGAGTTTGTATTTCATCTAGCGGGTGTCAATCGTCCGGAGAAGCAAGAAGACTTCATGGCAGGGAACTTTGGATTTACTTCCGAATTGTTGGATCTATTGAAGAAAAACAACAATAAAGCACCTATTGTTTTATCGTCCTCTATTCAAGCGACTAGAGATAACGAGTATGGTATTAGTAAAAAAGCAGGAGAGGATTTGTTACTATCCTATTCAGAAGCAGAGAATGTTCCTGTATATGTGTACCGTTTTTCAAATTTATTTGGTAAATGGTCACGTCCGAATTACAATACTGTAGTGGCAACTTTCTGCTATAATATTGCTAGAGGCATTGATATTCAAATTGATAATCCAAATGCAGAGATTGAACTTTGCTATATAGATGATGTGATTGAAGAAATGAAACTAGCTTTGAGTGGTAAGGGACATGAAAAAGATGGGTATTATTATGTTCCAACATTGCATAGGGTTACTATTGGGAAGCTCGCAGACATGATTAGCTCATTTAAAGAAAGTAGAACTGATTTATCTCTTGCGAACATGTCAGATCCTCTCTCTAAAAAATTATACTCTACCTATCTAAGTTTTTTACCAGAAGACCAATTTTCTTATCCATTAAAAATGAATGTTGATGATAGAGGTTCATTTACTGAATTTTTAAGAACAACGGATAGAGGTCAAGTCTCAATCAATATTTCTAAACCGGGAATTACTAAAGGCCAACATTGGCATCATACAAAAAATGAAAAGTTTCTAGTTGTTTCAGGAACTGGAGTCATTCGCTTTAGAAAAGTAGCTACAGATGAAGTATTGGAGTATTTCGTATCAGGAGAAAAACTAGAAGTAGTTGATATTCCAACAGGATATACTCATAATATTGAGAATATTGGCGATACTGATATGGTTACAGTAATGTGGGCAAATGAAGCTTTTGATCCTAATAGACCAGATACATATTTTGAAGAGGTATAATAATGAATAAATTGAAAGTGATGACTGTTGTAGGGACACGTCCTGAAATAATAAGGCTATCTGCAGTCATGAAGCAGTTAGAAGAATCTGAAGCAGTCGAGCATATCGTTGTTCACACTGGACAAAATTATGATTACGAATTGAATCAAGTCTTTTTTGACGATTTTGGACTCCGGAAGCCGGATTTCTTCCTTGATGCAGCAGTTGGGACAGCTATTGAAACAATTGGTAATATTTTCTTAAAAATTGATCCTGTTTTAGAAGAAGTTAAACCAGATGCCTTGCTAGTATTGGGAGATACAAATAGCTGTTTGACAGCTATCGCAGCCAAACGTCGTCATATTCCAGTCTTTCATATGGAAGCAGGGAATCGCTGTTTTGACCTACGAGTTCCAGAAGAAACAAACCGTCGAATTGTCGATCATACAGCCGATATCAATTTAACATACTCAGATATTGCTAGAGAATACTTGTTGGCAGAGGGACTTCACCCAGCTCAAGTCATTAAAACAGGTAGCCCAATGTTTGAAGTTTTGAACAAACATAAAGAGGATATTGAGAAGTCAGATATTTTAGAGCGTTTGGGGTTGACAAAGGGACAATACTTCGTTATTTCAGCCCATCGTGAGGAAAATGTAGGATCGGATCATCAATTTTTGAAATTGGTGGATATTTTGAACAGTATTGCAGAAGTATATCAGATTCCTGTTATTGTATCAACTCACCCTCGTACACGTAAACGTATTGAGCAGTTGAATATTCAATTCAATGAGCATGTGCGATTACTGAAACCACTAGGATTCTATGATTACAATAATTTACAAATTAATGCAAAAGCAGTGTTGTCAGATTCAGGGACCATTTCAGAAGAAAGTTCAATTTTAGGTTTCCGTGCTTTAAATATTCGTGAAGCACATGAACGCCCTGAGGCAATGGAAGAAGCCAGTGTCATGATGACAGGGCTTAATGTTGAGCGTGTACTACAAGGATTGACAGTATTAGAAACACAGGAAAACGAAACTCTTCGTCTTGTTTCGGACTATTCAATGCCAAATGTATCAGAGAAGGTATTACGGATCATTCTCAGCTATACTGATTATGTGAATCGAGTAGTTTGGAGAAAATAATATGCAGGATAAATTTCAAAATTATTCTTGCGTTTTTGTAGGTGGTCTAATTTCTGAAGAAAGTAGAGAATTTATTCTAAAAAATTCTCGTCGGACCATTCAATTTGCTGCAGATAAATTGCAACGACAATACCTTACAGGAATCCGTCAATATGATTTTAAAACAATTTATACTATAAGTTTCCCATTTGTTGGAAATTATCCTAGAAGTTT
The nucleotide sequence above comes from Streptococcus sp. 29887. Encoded proteins:
- a CDS encoding polysaccharide biosynthesis protein, coding for MDLGTVTDKLLERNSKRLILMFMDSCLIILSMILSRLFLDIIVDISDDRFYLAVLFILIFYLIISVRLKVFSLITRYTGYQSFIKIGLSLFSAHVIFLILSIIIWQTFSYRFILVSIVLSFVMLITPRIIWKVMHDTKKNALHKADSSLRILVVGAGDGGNIFINTVKDRKLNFEIVGIVDRDPNKLGTFIRNVKVLGNRNDIPRLVEELAVDQVTIAIPSLNGKEREKVVEICNSIGVKVNNMPSIEDILAGNMSVSAFQEIDVADLLGRPEVELDQEELNHYFEGKTILVTGAGGSIGSELCRQIVKFSPKRLLLLGHGENSIYLIHRELSGKCQDKLELIPLIADIQDRDLLFEIMVEYKPDLVYHAAAHKHVPLMEYNPHEAVKNNIFGTKNVAEAAKAARVEKFVMVSTDKAVNPPNVMGATKRVAEMIVTGLNEPGQTQFAAVRFGNVLGSRGSVVPLFKEQIKKGGPVTVTDFRMTRYFMTIPEASRLVIQAGHLAQGGEIFVLDMGEPVHIIELARKVILLSGHTEDEIGIVESGIRPGEKLYEELLSTEERVSEQIHEKIFVGRVTNKADEVVQTFIDSLLSKDKIELRNVLLEFAKQE
- a CDS encoding tyrosine-protein kinase; this translates as MATLEIARTKKELVKKTEEYFNAIRTNIQLSGSDIKVVGITSVQSNEGKSTTAASLAIAYARSGYKTVLVDADIRNSVMSGFFKPTTKITGLTDYLAGTTDLSQGLCDTDIQNLTVIESGKISPNPTALLQSKHFENLVATLRRYYDYVIVDCPPLGMVIDAAIIAQRCDAMAVVVESGNIKRSAVKKVKEQLEQTGTSFLGVILNKYDVTTEKYGDYGNYGNYGNYGKKA
- the cps4B gene encoding capsular polysaccharide biosynthesis protein Cps4B; amino-acid sequence: MIDIHSHVIFGVDDGPKSIEESLALIGHAHRQGVRFIVATSHRRKGMFETPEKVIMANFLELKEAVKAAYPEVRLCYGAEIYYSRDVLEKLEKKKLPTMNGSRYVLLEFSMKTPWKDIQEAVHEVMLLGVTPLLAHIERYDALAYKADRVEELIDKGCYMQVNSSHVLKPGLIGDKSKEFKKRVQYFLERDLVHCVASDMHNTTTRPPFMKDAYQLVTEEYGQDKAKALFKKNPLMLLKNQVL
- a CDS encoding polysaccharide biosynthesis protein — its product is MFKDKVLLITGGTGSFGNAVLDRFLSSDIKEIRVFSRDELKQDNMRHHYQQKFPEYSDKLKFYIGDVRDINSIRNAMHGVDYVYHAAALKQVPSCEFFPMEAVKTNVVGTENVLTAAIEAGVKKVICLSTDKAAYPVNAMGTSKAMMEKVVVAKSRTVSPEDTMICCTRYGNVLASRGSVVPLFINQIKENKELTVTDPTMTRFIMTLEEAVDLVVYAFENAQSGDIMVQKAPASTIGDLMEATRQLFNVENEMKVIGIRHGEKMYETLLTNEECANAIDMGNFYRVPADKRDLNYDKYFSEGNEERNPLVEFNSNNTELMTVEEVKEKLLTVPLVVEELAKWEAIK
- a CDS encoding sugar transferase, producing the protein MNKGLYKKYFKRLIDFILSLIAIVFLSPVIVLLYILVYFKLGSPVLFSQERPGKDEKIFRMYKFRTMTDEKDEKGELLPDSVRLTAFGKWLRSTSLDELPELFNILKGNMSIVGPRPLLVKYLPLYSEEQARRHEVRPGLTGYAQANGRNSLTWDEKFKMDVEYVDNITFIGDVKIILQTVLAVFKRSGISSEDSVTMEEFKGN
- a CDS encoding acetyltransferase, which encodes MKKLAIIGASGHGKVVADIAEKNGYKEIVFLDDFATGECAGYPIVGTSQNIEELSDFEFIIAIGNNKIRTSKQCLLPQDRIATLIHPSAVISRRVVVNAGTVIMAGVVINSDVTIGRGAIINTASSVDHDCIIGDFVHLSPGCHIAGNVKIGHNTWLGVGTTVINNINIENSVTIGAGSTVIKNLVSNKTYIGIPAKELRKN
- a CDS encoding glycosyltransferase family 4 protein codes for the protein MRIVFLSLLRIDDIEKESSIYADLMRKFVREGHSITIVHPNEKRLGLATQYIKGTEVSYLRVKTGNITKSNFLEKGIATLMLEFQFKRAISKYLKNENFDLILYSTPPITFASVIKYLKKKSSARSYLLLKDIFPQNAVDLGLISKRSPIYSFFKAKELRLYHQSDVIGCMSEANVEYIKKNNDLKGKKVEVCPNSIEITPKTLSTTKKSDFSLPENKVIYVYGGNLGKPQGVEFLKKIILKNEEATKSFICIVGSGTEFSNLQHFFVENKIKNAKLISQLSKEKFDSLLEICDVGLIFLDPRFTIPNFPSRILSYMEYSLPILAATDKVTDLSKKIEEGQFGLWCMSGDSTKFFENMDVLNESDVRQIMGENAYKYLIENYTVNTSYNVIMKNFKGEENV
- the wecB gene encoding non-hydrolyzing UDP-N-acetylglucosamine 2-epimerase codes for the protein MNKLKVMTVVGTRPEIIRLSAVMKQLEESEAVEHIVVHTGQNYDYELNQVFFDDFGLRKPDFFLDAAVGTAIETIGNIFLKIDPVLEEVKPDALLVLGDTNSCLTAIAAKRRHIPVFHMEAGNRCFDLRVPEETNRRIVDHTADINLTYSDIAREYLLAEGLHPAQVIKTGSPMFEVLNKHKEDIEKSDILERLGLTKGQYFVISAHREENVGSDHQFLKLVDILNSIAEVYQIPVIVSTHPRTRKRIEQLNIQFNEHVRLLKPLGFYDYNNLQINAKAVLSDSGTISEESSILGFRALNIREAHERPEAMEEASVMMTGLNVERVLQGLTVLETQENETLRLVSDYSMPNVSEKVLRIILSYTDYVNRVVWRK
- a CDS encoding Fic family protein — its product is MLGHRLLEEKNQGLKGSLYHKVQIELAFNSNHIEGSQLTHDQTRYIYETNTIGFEESSTIRVDDIIETTNHFTAVDFLLDSFQDDLNERWIKSVHAILKRGTSDSRKAWFQVGEYKRFPNEVGGRETSLPEEVESDMQELLNNYHGLPETSFEAILDFHVRFERIHPFQDGNGRVGRLIMFKECLKHGHVPFIIGDDMKYFYYRGLAEWGEQNGFLLDTCLAAQDLFKDYLEYFRIEN
- a CDS encoding NAD-dependent epimerase/dehydratase family protein — translated: MKILVTGAKGFLGRNLVAELNRQEDIELFEYDLDTPFELLEEWTKEVEFVFHLAGVNRPEKQEDFMAGNFGFTSELLDLLKKNNNKAPIVLSSSIQATRDNEYGISKKAGEDLLLSYSEAENVPVYVYRFSNLFGKWSRPNYNTVVATFCYNIARGIDIQIDNPNAEIELCYIDDVIEEMKLALSGKGHEKDGYYYVPTLHRVTIGKLADMISSFKESRTDLSLANMSDPLSKKLYSTYLSFLPEDQFSYPLKMNVDDRGSFTEFLRTTDRGQVSINISKPGITKGQHWHHTKNEKFLVVSGTGVIRFRKVATDEVLEYFVSGEKLEVVDIPTGYTHNIENIGDTDMVTVMWANEAFDPNRPDTYFEEV
- a CDS encoding DegT/DnrJ/EryC1/StrS family aminotransferase gives rise to the protein MAFDFSRKATPFKNKVWLSSPTMHGDELAYMKEAYDTNWMTTAGSNINALEEMIKNYTKSEHVVALSSGTSALHLAMKLAGVKNGNYVFCSDVTFSATVNPITYEGGIPVFIDSEYETWNMDPEALEKAFEIYPDVKVVVLVHLYGVPAKIDEIRAICDKHGAVLIEDAAESLGASYKGQQTGTFGQHSVISFNGNKIITGSSGGALLTNDLQAANKVRKWSTQAREQATWYQHEEIGYNYRMSNVIAGVVRGQMSYLDEHIAQKKAIYERYQEGLKDLPIKMNPFDSSNSVPNYWLSCLTINPEAMAKQVRSDNDVLYTPEKGKTTPSEILDALNTINAEGRPIWKPMHSQPIFRMNPFITKNGNGRAQTNAYIAGDYSDVGTDLFERGLCLPSDNKMSVEEQNIIIETIKACFE